The following proteins are encoded in a genomic region of Arachis ipaensis cultivar K30076 chromosome B02, Araip1.1, whole genome shotgun sequence:
- the LOC107627899 gene encoding TMV resistance protein N isoform X1: MPSSSLDVPQIKYDVFISFRGEDIRDNFLSHLRKELRHNQIDFFVDDEKVHPGDEISSTLLEAIEGSYISLVIFSKHYASSKWCMEELVRITECMEEYERIVIPVFYNVDPSHVRHQKGTFAEAFDVHEEKYKISREKLQNWRSVLKKIANLSGIHYPSKYRRNESEVIDDIVKSISEKLPHLLSNASEGLIGIDENSKFLQPLLEMESDEVRIVGIWGMGGIGKTTIARAIFDRYASRYEGCCFLQNVREESQNSGKHGLYEKLISELLEEEHLLVKGSAQARSMYVKRRLSRKKVFIVLDDVDTSDILDYLIIKQICLAPGSRVIITTRDEQVLIAARVHAIYKVQELSFKSSLELFCLKAFHKSYPENGYEKLSKMAVNYANGIPLALEVLGSFLCSRSVVAWESALRKLKIHPDPSIFKVLKLSYDGLDELERSIFLDIAFFFKGECMDDVIRFLDSCDFFAEIGINNLERKALITIRGKRIEMHDLIQQMGWEIVRQESNTDPGKSPKINRDPGKLSRLSRPEDFYNLLKNSQENKLVEGIMIDLSQTKDLHLNANTFKNMPRLRFLKLHTLLGVRSSNVLVPTGLEAFSDELRYLEWCRYPLSSLPSTFFAEKLVEFSMPQSQVSKLWDGVQDLVNLKIINLSQCNQLVELPDLSKATNLEVLDVSFCKGLCELHPSVLSIPTLKNLSLSWCQKLNSVKGEIHSKSLKRLDFGGCSSLEEFSVTSGELSCLYFIFSRIKSLPNELCGFITLEELNLACCSELIELPHNLKAFSRLKSLTLNSCSSLRYIPELPPSIEKLFAADCTSLESIFSLKEVFSLNRRRISFTNCMRLDKESLNDIIEDAHHTIFRNMLLWSSASSYGSWVPDEDDWDSRFNCDVCHAGSSVPEWFRCQRAEGASVTVEIEQPYYQLLGFCFCCVLSQEFSDDHSILCEYDLRVPEY; encoded by the exons ATGCCGTCTTCTTCTTTAGATGTTCCCCAAATCAAATATGACGTGTTCATCAGTTTTAGAGGAGAAGACATCCGTGATAATTTTCTTAGCCACCTGAGAAAAGAATTGCGTCATAACCAAATTGATTTCTTTGTTGACGATGAAAAGGTTCATCCTGGAGATGAAATTTCATCCACACTTCTTGAAGCAATTGAGGGGTCTTACATTTCATTAGTCATCTTCTCGAAACACTATGCTTCTTCAAAATGGTGTATGGAGGAGCTTGTGAGGATAACTGAATGTATGGAAGAATATGAAAGGATTGTGATACCTGTTTTTTACAACGTTGATCCTTCTCATGTAAGACATCAGAAAGGAACTTTTGCAGAGGCTTTTGATGTTCATGAAGAGAAATATAAGATCAGTAGAGAAAAGCTACAAAATTGGAGATCTGTCTTGAAAAAGATTGCTAATTTATCCGGAATTCATTATCCATCAAAATATCg tagGAATGAATCTGAAGTCATTGATGACATTGTCAAGAGTATATCGGAGAAATTGCCGCATCTTTTGTCAAATGCATCCGAAGGCCTTATTGGAATTgatgaaaattcaaaatttcttcAACCTCTACTGGAAATGGAGTCTGATGAAGTTCGAATTGTGGGAATTTGGGGCATGGGAGGCATAGGTAAAACAACAATTGCTAGAGCAATATTTGACAGATATGCCTCTCGATATGAAGGTTGCTGCTTTCTACAAAATGTAAGAGAAGAATCACAAAATTCTGGCAAACACGGCTTATATGAGAAACTTATTTCTGAACTACTTGAGGAAGAACATCTCCTTGTGAAGGGATCAGCCCAAGCAAGATCTATGTATGTTAAGAGAAGGTTGAGTCGGAAAAAGGTCTTCATAGTGCTTGACGATGTGGATACATCAGATATATTAGATTATCTAATTATAAAACAAATCTGTTTGGCACCAGGAAGTAGGGTCATTATAACAACTAGAGACGAGCAAGTACTAATTGCTGCAAGAGTGCATGCAATATACAAGGTCCAAGAATTGAGCTTTAAGAGTTCCCTTGAGCTTTTTTGCTTAAAAGCCTTTCACAAAAGCTATCCTGAAAATGGATATGAAAAGCTTTCAAAAATGGCCGTTAATTATGCAAATGGCATTCCATTAGCCTTAGAAGTATTGGGATCCTTTTTATGCTCAAGAAGTGTAGTAGCTTGGGAAAGTGCACTAAGAAAACTCAAGATTCATCCTGATCCAAGCATATTCAAAGTGTTGAAATTGAGTTATGATGGATTAGATGAGTTAGAGAGGAGCATATTCTTAGACATTGCTTTCTTTTTCAAAGGAGAATGCATGGATGATGTCATAAGGTTTCTAGATTCTTGTGATTTCTTTGCAGAGATCGGAATAAACAATCTTGAACGTAAAGCTCTTATAACCATTCGGGGCAAAAGAATAGAAATGCATGACTTGATACAACAGATGGGTTGGGAAATAGTTCGTCAAGAATCAAATACAGACCCTGGAAAGTCACCAAAAATAAATAGAGACCCTGGAAAGCTTAGCAGATTAAGTAGACCTGAGGATTTTTACAATTTATTGAAAAATAGCCAA GAAAATAAATTAGTTGAAGGTATTATGATTGACTTGTCTCAAACTAAAGATCTACACTTGAATGCCAACACCTTCAAAAATATGCCCCGCCTAAGATTTCTTAAACTTCATACTCTCTTGGGTGTAAGATCATCGAATGTGCTAGTTCCTACAGGTCTTGAGGCATTTTCTGATGAACTAAGATATTTGGAGTGGTGTAGATATCCTTTGAGTTCCTTGCCGTCAACATTTTTTGCTGAGAAGCTTGTTGAGTTTAGCATGCCACAGAGTCAGGTTTCTAAACTTTGGGATGGAGTGCAG GATCTTGTGAATTTGAAGATAATTAACCTTTCGCAATGCAACCAGTTGGTGGAACTTCCTGATCTTAGTAAGGCAACAAATCTTGAGGTGTTAGACGTGTCCTTTTGTAAAGGGTTGTGTGAACTTCACCCATCTGTTTTAtccatccccacacttaaaaatttgagTCTTTCTTGGTGTCAAAAACTGAACAGTGTTAAAGGGGAGATTCATTCCAAGTCTCTTAAAAGACTTGATTTTGGAGGTTGCTCAAGCCTAGAGGAATTTTCGGTGACATCAGGGGAACTGAGTTGTTTATATTTCATTTTCTCAAGAATTAAGAGTCTTCCAAATGAGCTATGCGGCTTTATAACTCTGGAAGAACTTAATCTTGCTTGTTGCAGCGAGCTAATTGAACTCCCTCACAATCTGAAAGCCTTTTCACGATTGAAAAGTTTGACTCTAAATAGTTGCAGTAGTCTTAGATATATACCTGAACTTCCACCATCTATAGAAAAGTTATTTGCTGCTGACTGCACATCATTGGAATCAATATTCAGTTTAAAGGAAGTATTCAGTTTAAATAGGAGACGTATCTCATTTACGAATTGCATGAGATTGGATAAGGAATCACTGAATGATATTATAGAAGATGCCCATCACACAATATTCAGAAATATGTTGTTGTGGTCATCAGCATCATCTTATGGTTCATGGGTTCCTGATGAAGATGACTGGGACAGTCGCTTCAACTGTGATGTTTGTCATGCAGGGAGTAGTGTGCCGGAGTGGTTCAGATGTCAGAGAGCAGAAGGAGCTTCAGTAACAGTTGAAATAGAACAACCTTACTACCAGCTGTTGGGTTTCTGTTTCTGCTGTGTTCTTTCTCAAGAGTTCTCCGACGATCACTCTATCCTTTGTGAATATGACTTAAGAGTACCCGAATATTGA
- the LOC107627899 gene encoding TMV resistance protein N isoform X2 yields the protein MPSSSLDVPQIKYDVFISFRGEDIRDNFLSHLRKELRHNQIDFFVDDEKVHPGDEISSTLLEAIEGSYISLVIFSKHYASSKWCMEELVRITECMEEYERIVIPVFYNVDPSHVRHQKGTFAEAFDVHEEKYKISREKLQNWRSVLKKIANLSGIHYPSKYRNESEVIDDIVKSISEKLPHLLSNASEGLIGIDENSKFLQPLLEMESDEVRIVGIWGMGGIGKTTIARAIFDRYASRYEGCCFLQNVREESQNSGKHGLYEKLISELLEEEHLLVKGSAQARSMYVKRRLSRKKVFIVLDDVDTSDILDYLIIKQICLAPGSRVIITTRDEQVLIAARVHAIYKVQELSFKSSLELFCLKAFHKSYPENGYEKLSKMAVNYANGIPLALEVLGSFLCSRSVVAWESALRKLKIHPDPSIFKVLKLSYDGLDELERSIFLDIAFFFKGECMDDVIRFLDSCDFFAEIGINNLERKALITIRGKRIEMHDLIQQMGWEIVRQESNTDPGKSPKINRDPGKLSRLSRPEDFYNLLKNSQENKLVEGIMIDLSQTKDLHLNANTFKNMPRLRFLKLHTLLGVRSSNVLVPTGLEAFSDELRYLEWCRYPLSSLPSTFFAEKLVEFSMPQSQVSKLWDGVQDLVNLKIINLSQCNQLVELPDLSKATNLEVLDVSFCKGLCELHPSVLSIPTLKNLSLSWCQKLNSVKGEIHSKSLKRLDFGGCSSLEEFSVTSGELSCLYFIFSRIKSLPNELCGFITLEELNLACCSELIELPHNLKAFSRLKSLTLNSCSSLRYIPELPPSIEKLFAADCTSLESIFSLKEVFSLNRRRISFTNCMRLDKESLNDIIEDAHHTIFRNMLLWSSASSYGSWVPDEDDWDSRFNCDVCHAGSSVPEWFRCQRAEGASVTVEIEQPYYQLLGFCFCCVLSQEFSDDHSILCEYDLRVPEY from the exons ATGCCGTCTTCTTCTTTAGATGTTCCCCAAATCAAATATGACGTGTTCATCAGTTTTAGAGGAGAAGACATCCGTGATAATTTTCTTAGCCACCTGAGAAAAGAATTGCGTCATAACCAAATTGATTTCTTTGTTGACGATGAAAAGGTTCATCCTGGAGATGAAATTTCATCCACACTTCTTGAAGCAATTGAGGGGTCTTACATTTCATTAGTCATCTTCTCGAAACACTATGCTTCTTCAAAATGGTGTATGGAGGAGCTTGTGAGGATAACTGAATGTATGGAAGAATATGAAAGGATTGTGATACCTGTTTTTTACAACGTTGATCCTTCTCATGTAAGACATCAGAAAGGAACTTTTGCAGAGGCTTTTGATGTTCATGAAGAGAAATATAAGATCAGTAGAGAAAAGCTACAAAATTGGAGATCTGTCTTGAAAAAGATTGCTAATTTATCCGGAATTCATTATCCATCAAAATATCg GAATGAATCTGAAGTCATTGATGACATTGTCAAGAGTATATCGGAGAAATTGCCGCATCTTTTGTCAAATGCATCCGAAGGCCTTATTGGAATTgatgaaaattcaaaatttcttcAACCTCTACTGGAAATGGAGTCTGATGAAGTTCGAATTGTGGGAATTTGGGGCATGGGAGGCATAGGTAAAACAACAATTGCTAGAGCAATATTTGACAGATATGCCTCTCGATATGAAGGTTGCTGCTTTCTACAAAATGTAAGAGAAGAATCACAAAATTCTGGCAAACACGGCTTATATGAGAAACTTATTTCTGAACTACTTGAGGAAGAACATCTCCTTGTGAAGGGATCAGCCCAAGCAAGATCTATGTATGTTAAGAGAAGGTTGAGTCGGAAAAAGGTCTTCATAGTGCTTGACGATGTGGATACATCAGATATATTAGATTATCTAATTATAAAACAAATCTGTTTGGCACCAGGAAGTAGGGTCATTATAACAACTAGAGACGAGCAAGTACTAATTGCTGCAAGAGTGCATGCAATATACAAGGTCCAAGAATTGAGCTTTAAGAGTTCCCTTGAGCTTTTTTGCTTAAAAGCCTTTCACAAAAGCTATCCTGAAAATGGATATGAAAAGCTTTCAAAAATGGCCGTTAATTATGCAAATGGCATTCCATTAGCCTTAGAAGTATTGGGATCCTTTTTATGCTCAAGAAGTGTAGTAGCTTGGGAAAGTGCACTAAGAAAACTCAAGATTCATCCTGATCCAAGCATATTCAAAGTGTTGAAATTGAGTTATGATGGATTAGATGAGTTAGAGAGGAGCATATTCTTAGACATTGCTTTCTTTTTCAAAGGAGAATGCATGGATGATGTCATAAGGTTTCTAGATTCTTGTGATTTCTTTGCAGAGATCGGAATAAACAATCTTGAACGTAAAGCTCTTATAACCATTCGGGGCAAAAGAATAGAAATGCATGACTTGATACAACAGATGGGTTGGGAAATAGTTCGTCAAGAATCAAATACAGACCCTGGAAAGTCACCAAAAATAAATAGAGACCCTGGAAAGCTTAGCAGATTAAGTAGACCTGAGGATTTTTACAATTTATTGAAAAATAGCCAA GAAAATAAATTAGTTGAAGGTATTATGATTGACTTGTCTCAAACTAAAGATCTACACTTGAATGCCAACACCTTCAAAAATATGCCCCGCCTAAGATTTCTTAAACTTCATACTCTCTTGGGTGTAAGATCATCGAATGTGCTAGTTCCTACAGGTCTTGAGGCATTTTCTGATGAACTAAGATATTTGGAGTGGTGTAGATATCCTTTGAGTTCCTTGCCGTCAACATTTTTTGCTGAGAAGCTTGTTGAGTTTAGCATGCCACAGAGTCAGGTTTCTAAACTTTGGGATGGAGTGCAG GATCTTGTGAATTTGAAGATAATTAACCTTTCGCAATGCAACCAGTTGGTGGAACTTCCTGATCTTAGTAAGGCAACAAATCTTGAGGTGTTAGACGTGTCCTTTTGTAAAGGGTTGTGTGAACTTCACCCATCTGTTTTAtccatccccacacttaaaaatttgagTCTTTCTTGGTGTCAAAAACTGAACAGTGTTAAAGGGGAGATTCATTCCAAGTCTCTTAAAAGACTTGATTTTGGAGGTTGCTCAAGCCTAGAGGAATTTTCGGTGACATCAGGGGAACTGAGTTGTTTATATTTCATTTTCTCAAGAATTAAGAGTCTTCCAAATGAGCTATGCGGCTTTATAACTCTGGAAGAACTTAATCTTGCTTGTTGCAGCGAGCTAATTGAACTCCCTCACAATCTGAAAGCCTTTTCACGATTGAAAAGTTTGACTCTAAATAGTTGCAGTAGTCTTAGATATATACCTGAACTTCCACCATCTATAGAAAAGTTATTTGCTGCTGACTGCACATCATTGGAATCAATATTCAGTTTAAAGGAAGTATTCAGTTTAAATAGGAGACGTATCTCATTTACGAATTGCATGAGATTGGATAAGGAATCACTGAATGATATTATAGAAGATGCCCATCACACAATATTCAGAAATATGTTGTTGTGGTCATCAGCATCATCTTATGGTTCATGGGTTCCTGATGAAGATGACTGGGACAGTCGCTTCAACTGTGATGTTTGTCATGCAGGGAGTAGTGTGCCGGAGTGGTTCAGATGTCAGAGAGCAGAAGGAGCTTCAGTAACAGTTGAAATAGAACAACCTTACTACCAGCTGTTGGGTTTCTGTTTCTGCTGTGTTCTTTCTCAAGAGTTCTCCGACGATCACTCTATCCTTTGTGAATATGACTTAAGAGTACCCGAATATTGA